In a genomic window of Alteromonas gilva:
- a CDS encoding NAD(P)H-quinone oxidoreductase: MHYIEHTEGDMQGGLSLVSGTKPEPGARQVLVKVSAFGINRADLLQRAGHYPAPRGESPVLGLEVCGVIEAVGKEVDNWAPGQRVCAIVAGGGYAEYVAIEADHLIGVPENLSDTEAAGLSEVFLTAYQALKWVGQIKPGDSALIHAGASGVGLAALQLCRLWGVNTATTASSTKKLNVCKAAGAELLINYKEQDFAVELKSVWPGGVNMVLDMVAGDYLNRNLKVLAMDGNLVYLAMLAGRYADQLDMALLLGKRASIRGTTLRNRDNHYKARLVDDFCRDCLAAFADGKLSVPVERVYAVDEVAQAHQQLQANDSCGKIIVDWSL, from the coding sequence ATGCACTACATTGAGCATACCGAAGGCGACATGCAGGGCGGTTTGTCGCTGGTTAGCGGCACTAAACCTGAGCCTGGCGCCCGGCAGGTGTTGGTAAAGGTAAGCGCATTTGGCATTAACCGCGCCGATCTGCTGCAGCGCGCAGGTCACTACCCGGCGCCCAGGGGCGAAAGCCCTGTCCTGGGGCTGGAGGTTTGCGGTGTTATAGAAGCCGTGGGCAAAGAGGTCGATAACTGGGCGCCGGGTCAGCGGGTATGTGCCATTGTTGCCGGCGGTGGTTACGCGGAATATGTCGCAATTGAAGCCGACCACCTCATTGGCGTCCCCGAAAACCTCAGTGACACGGAAGCGGCAGGACTCAGTGAAGTGTTCTTAACGGCCTATCAGGCGCTTAAGTGGGTAGGGCAAATAAAGCCCGGTGACAGTGCGCTTATCCATGCGGGTGCCAGCGGGGTCGGACTCGCCGCACTACAACTGTGTCGTCTGTGGGGGGTAAATACGGCTACCACGGCATCGAGTACTAAAAAACTTAATGTCTGTAAGGCCGCTGGCGCCGAGCTGTTGATTAATTATAAAGAGCAGGATTTTGCCGTCGAGCTTAAGTCTGTGTGGCCGGGCGGCGTTAATATGGTGCTTGATATGGTGGCCGGTGATTATCTTAACCGCAATCTCAAGGTACTCGCGATGGACGGTAATCTGGTGTATCTGGCCATGTTAGCGGGTCGCTATGCTGATCAACTGGATATGGCCTTGTTACTGGGTAAACGCGCCAGCATCCGCGGTACTACGCTACGGAACCGGGATAATCATTATAAAGCCCGGTTAGTCGATGATTTTTGCCGTGACTGCCTGGCGGCATTTGCCGACGGAAAATTATCGGTCCCTGTTGAAAGGGTGTATGCCGTTGATGAGGTGGCACAAGCGCACCAGCAGTTACAGGCAAATGACAGCTGCGGTAAAATCATTGTTGACTGGTCGTTATAG
- a CDS encoding class I SAM-dependent rRNA methyltransferase: MSATVILQEGREKSLNRQHPWVFDGAIASVEGRCRSGDTVEVLSSEGQWLGRGAFSPESQIRVRIWTFDKQESIDNAFFCRRIEQALQLRQRVMQQAKTNACRLIAAESDGLPGVTIDLYDKLAVLQLLSAGADKHRSKIVWALKKLLPDIAIFERSDVDVRAKEGLTPLIQSLHGDVPEEVEIIEHGVKIIVNPHTGHKTGFYLDQRENRLAAARYAENAQVLNCFSYTGTFACYALKGGAQHVTNVDVSQPALDMAERHIALNGFASGQCNNVKGDVFEVLRDYHSRQQQFDMVILDPPKFVDSKASLKRASRGYKDINMYGIHAVRPGGILLTFSCSGLMAQSLFQKIVADAALDAGRRVQILEYLSQAPDHPIGLNYPEGHYLKGMVCQVL; this comes from the coding sequence ATGTCTGCCACAGTGATATTACAAGAAGGCCGGGAAAAGTCACTCAACCGCCAACACCCCTGGGTGTTTGACGGCGCCATTGCCAGTGTGGAAGGTCGCTGTCGCAGTGGCGACACCGTTGAAGTGCTCAGCAGCGAAGGCCAATGGTTAGGCCGTGGAGCCTTTTCGCCTGAATCCCAAATTCGTGTACGGATCTGGACCTTTGATAAGCAGGAAAGTATCGACAATGCCTTCTTTTGTCGACGAATTGAACAAGCATTGCAATTGCGTCAGCGCGTTATGCAGCAGGCCAAAACGAATGCCTGTCGATTAATTGCGGCCGAATCCGACGGTTTACCCGGCGTGACTATCGACTTATACGACAAGCTGGCGGTGTTGCAATTGCTCAGCGCCGGTGCCGATAAGCACCGCAGTAAAATCGTTTGGGCATTAAAAAAACTGCTGCCGGACATTGCTATCTTCGAACGCAGCGACGTCGATGTACGTGCCAAAGAAGGCTTAACCCCTCTGATCCAATCCTTACATGGCGATGTGCCCGAGGAAGTTGAAATTATCGAGCACGGCGTAAAGATCATTGTAAACCCGCACACCGGCCATAAAACGGGCTTTTATCTCGATCAGCGCGAAAATCGTTTGGCCGCGGCCCGTTATGCCGAAAATGCGCAGGTACTCAACTGTTTCAGCTATACCGGAACCTTTGCCTGCTATGCCCTGAAGGGTGGTGCACAGCATGTGACCAACGTCGACGTGTCGCAACCCGCGCTGGACATGGCCGAACGCCATATAGCCCTGAACGGCTTTGCATCCGGGCAGTGTAACAACGTTAAAGGTGACGTGTTTGAAGTGTTACGGGATTATCATTCCCGCCAACAGCAGTTTGATATGGTGATCCTCGATCCGCCTAAGTTTGTAGACAGCAAAGCCTCACTGAAACGGGCGAGTCGCGGCTATAAAGATATTAATATGTATGGGATCCACGCCGTCAGGCCTGGGGGTATTCTCCTCACCTTCAGTTGTTCTGGTTTAATGGCACAATCATTGTTTCAAAAGATCGTGGCCGATGCGGCGCTGGATGCCGGGCGACGGGTGCAAATACTGGAATACTTATCGCAGGCGCCGGATCATCCGATTGGCCTGAATTATCCTGAGGGGCATTATCTGAAAGGCATGGTCTGTCAGGTACTGTAA
- a CDS encoding DUF2834 domain-containing protein, producing the protein MNTLVLNSRYATAYLWLALLGAFVPLIPFIAWLLENGIDPGTFWAQLRGNLISAFAWLDVVISALVVYVFTCQCRQELPMQALLSVILCTTLVGVSCGLPLLLYFLSVDKTGPQGL; encoded by the coding sequence ATGAACACTTTGGTATTAAATAGCCGCTATGCAACGGCATATTTGTGGTTAGCGCTGTTAGGTGCATTTGTGCCGCTCATTCCCTTTATAGCGTGGCTGCTGGAAAATGGAATTGATCCCGGCACGTTTTGGGCCCAGTTGAGGGGGAACTTAATCAGTGCGTTTGCGTGGCTGGATGTAGTAATTTCAGCATTAGTTGTATACGTTTTTACGTGTCAGTGCCGTCAAGAGTTACCTATGCAGGCACTGCTCAGCGTTATACTGTGTACCACTTTAGTGGGGGTATCTTGCGGACTACCGCTGTTGTTGTATTTTTTATCAGTGGATAAGACCGGTCCTCAGGGCTTATAA
- the rnhA gene encoding ribonuclease HI: MAKQAVHIFTDGSCLGNPGPGGYGAILLYGKHRKEISDGFHLTTNNRMELLATIEALNLLTKPCQVELTTDSQYVKNGINQWIHNWRRNGWRTKDKKPVKNADLWQALDEAVKTHEVNWHWVKGHSGHPENERCDDLAREAAENPRQEDTGYKP; encoded by the coding sequence GTGGCAAAACAAGCTGTGCATATTTTTACGGATGGATCGTGTTTGGGTAATCCGGGGCCTGGTGGTTATGGTGCCATTTTACTTTACGGCAAACACCGCAAGGAAATCAGCGACGGATTTCACTTAACTACCAATAATCGCATGGAATTGCTGGCCACCATCGAAGCGCTGAACTTACTTACCAAGCCCTGTCAGGTAGAGCTCACTACCGACAGCCAATACGTAAAAAATGGCATTAATCAGTGGATCCATAACTGGCGCCGCAATGGTTGGCGTACCAAAGATAAAAAGCCGGTCAAAAATGCTGACTTATGGCAAGCGCTGGATGAGGCGGTAAAGACCCACGAGGTTAACTGGCATTGGGTGAAAGGTCATAGTGGCCATCCTGAGAATGAGCGTTGTGATGATCTCGCCCGTGAGGCCGCCGAAAACCCGCGTCAGGAAGACACCGGTTATAAGCCCTGA
- the hrpA gene encoding ATP-dependent RNA helicase HrpA → MPKPSPLSALLSQLSQCLIKDRFPLRRQIQRLKHADLSDEQNQQLLARIVERINASIQRCEARAASVPAIEYPPLPVSDRKDDIKQAIADNQVVIIAGETGSGKTTQIPKICLELGRGQAGTIAHTQPRRLAARSVANRIADELGTTIGDLVGFKIRFSDQVSDNSLVKLMTDGMLLAEMQQDRFLNEYDTIIIDEAHERSLNIDFLIGYLKQLLVKRPELKVIITSATIDPERFSRYFNDAPIIEVSGRTFPVEIRYHDPQEREDDADQVERIIHAVDELMREPPGDILVFLSGEREIRDTQDALNRQQYRHTEVIPLYARLSASEQQRIFQSHSGRRIVLSTNVAETSLTVPGIKYVIDPGTARISRYSARSKVQRLPIEPISQASANQRAGRCGRVSEGICIRLYAEADYDSRPAFTDPEILRTNLASVILQMASLGLGDINQFDFVQPPDSRQINDGFRLLEEIEAISRHKGRISLTKIGRMISRLPVDPRYARMVVAAGEHNALMEVMVIAAGLSIQDPRERPQDKRSQADEKHSEFADKESDFIALWNLWQAFKEQQKLLSNSQLRKWCHSYFINYLRMREWQDIVSQLRKSVAEIDLRITSQPADYQAIHQAMCTGLLSHVGMKDKDREYLGARNTRFMIFPGSGLAKANPKWVIAAELVETSKLFGRMVAKIDPQWLEPLAEHLVKRSYAEPHWSKKRGAVMASESVTLFGLPIVAQRHVSYSKIDPSVCHQLFIREALVNGETKLRHDFLEDNQALLDLADDWEQKTRRRDLMVDEQVLVDFYAQKIPQEVNNDAAFKKWLKRQPGTEFLRLTEADVFKEQPGTSAANAFPDVWQQGNIKLPLTYHFEPNAEDDGVTVNIPLPLLNQVVQEGFDWQVPGLREELVVQLIKSLPKRLRRNFVPAPNYAQASLADMQSTDEKSGKPVKLLDALTTKLLRMTGVKVEPEDWQLEQVERHLIMHFAVVDADNKVLARGDDLALLKQQLQGRVKETFEQAATPELERKNITEWDFDTLPAHFTQKHGGFEVQAYPALVLHNGRVDIELVSEQHKAEQLHQQGLNRLLMLSMPSPVSYLEKKLPNKAKLGLYFNPFGQIKALIDDCIVAGTDALSREFQQQSGIVVRDKASFEACLDHVRANINDSVLVIAQQVETGLTLAHQCQKKMKGQVSLEMVAGLNHIKQHLSSLVYPGFVADIGYARLTDWNRYLKALARRLEKLPVDANRDRLQQLTIDKAEQALAAASNKYHADKIPGELEDVRWMIEELRVSLFAQQLGTAYPISVKRIMNVLEAF, encoded by the coding sequence ATGCCCAAACCTTCGCCACTTAGCGCGCTGCTCAGTCAGTTATCACAGTGCCTGATAAAAGACAGGTTCCCACTGCGTCGCCAAATACAGCGCTTAAAGCACGCTGATCTCAGTGACGAGCAAAACCAGCAGCTGCTGGCCAGGATTGTCGAACGCATTAATGCGTCGATACAGCGCTGCGAAGCACGAGCGGCGTCTGTGCCTGCTATTGAATATCCGCCGTTACCGGTCAGTGACCGTAAAGACGATATTAAGCAGGCGATTGCCGATAATCAGGTGGTGATCATTGCCGGCGAAACCGGTTCCGGTAAAACCACCCAAATTCCTAAAATTTGTCTGGAACTGGGGCGCGGTCAGGCTGGCACTATTGCTCACACCCAACCACGACGTCTGGCGGCACGCAGTGTGGCTAACCGCATTGCCGACGAGCTGGGAACCACAATTGGCGATTTAGTCGGCTTTAAAATTCGTTTCTCCGACCAGGTGAGTGACAATAGCCTGGTGAAACTGATGACCGACGGTATGCTGTTAGCCGAGATGCAGCAGGACCGTTTCTTAAATGAATACGATACCATAATTATTGATGAGGCCCATGAGCGCAGTCTCAATATCGATTTCCTCATTGGTTACCTCAAACAGCTACTGGTAAAACGCCCCGAGCTGAAAGTGATCATTACCTCAGCGACTATCGATCCGGAGCGTTTTTCGCGTTATTTCAATGATGCGCCGATTATTGAAGTCAGCGGTCGGACGTTTCCGGTGGAAATACGCTACCACGACCCACAAGAGCGTGAAGACGATGCTGATCAGGTAGAACGAATCATTCACGCAGTGGATGAACTCATGCGCGAACCTCCCGGCGATATCTTAGTGTTTTTAAGCGGCGAACGGGAAATTCGTGATACCCAGGATGCGCTGAACCGCCAGCAATACCGGCATACCGAAGTGATCCCGCTTTATGCCCGGTTGTCGGCTTCTGAGCAGCAGCGTATTTTTCAGTCGCACAGCGGGCGCCGCATTGTATTGTCCACCAACGTGGCCGAAACCTCACTTACCGTGCCCGGTATTAAATATGTTATTGATCCGGGTACCGCGCGGATATCCCGTTACAGTGCGCGCAGCAAGGTGCAGCGTTTGCCTATTGAGCCAATTTCACAGGCGTCCGCGAACCAGCGGGCAGGGCGCTGTGGCCGGGTGTCTGAAGGGATTTGTATACGTTTGTACGCCGAAGCAGACTACGACTCGCGCCCGGCATTTACTGATCCTGAAATATTGCGTACCAACTTAGCCTCGGTGATTTTGCAAATGGCCAGTCTGGGCCTGGGTGATATTAATCAGTTTGATTTTGTGCAGCCTCCGGATAGCCGCCAGATTAACGACGGATTTCGATTACTCGAAGAAATCGAAGCCATCTCTCGTCATAAAGGACGGATCTCGTTAACCAAAATTGGCCGCATGATTTCCCGTTTACCGGTAGATCCACGCTATGCGCGGATGGTGGTGGCCGCGGGTGAACATAACGCACTGATGGAAGTGATGGTGATTGCGGCCGGACTGTCCATTCAGGATCCCCGCGAGCGCCCGCAGGATAAACGCAGTCAGGCCGATGAAAAGCACAGCGAATTTGCCGACAAAGAGTCTGACTTTATTGCCCTGTGGAATTTGTGGCAGGCCTTTAAGGAGCAGCAAAAATTGCTGTCCAACAGTCAGTTGCGTAAATGGTGCCACAGCTATTTCATTAATTATCTGCGCATGCGCGAGTGGCAGGACATTGTCAGCCAACTGCGAAAGTCAGTGGCTGAAATAGATCTGCGAATTACCAGTCAACCCGCCGATTACCAGGCCATTCATCAGGCCATGTGCACTGGCTTGTTGTCGCATGTGGGGATGAAAGACAAAGACCGTGAATACCTGGGCGCGCGCAATACCCGGTTTATGATATTCCCGGGGTCGGGGCTGGCAAAAGCGAATCCCAAATGGGTGATTGCCGCAGAATTAGTGGAAACCTCTAAACTATTTGGCCGGATGGTCGCGAAAATAGATCCTCAGTGGCTGGAGCCTCTGGCGGAGCATTTGGTGAAGCGCAGCTATGCTGAACCGCACTGGTCAAAAAAACGCGGTGCGGTTATGGCCAGCGAAAGTGTCACCTTGTTTGGTTTGCCAATCGTTGCCCAGCGCCATGTTAGCTACAGCAAAATTGATCCGTCGGTCTGTCATCAGTTGTTTATTCGTGAAGCGTTGGTCAATGGCGAAACCAAACTCCGCCATGATTTTTTAGAAGACAATCAGGCATTACTTGATCTGGCTGACGACTGGGAGCAAAAAACCCGTCGTCGCGATTTGATGGTCGACGAGCAAGTGCTGGTGGACTTTTACGCTCAAAAAATTCCCCAGGAAGTCAATAATGATGCGGCGTTTAAGAAGTGGCTGAAACGTCAGCCGGGCACGGAGTTTTTACGCTTAACCGAGGCTGATGTATTTAAGGAGCAGCCGGGTACGTCGGCGGCCAACGCCTTTCCTGACGTCTGGCAGCAGGGCAACATCAAACTGCCTCTGACCTATCACTTTGAGCCGAATGCCGAGGATGACGGAGTTACCGTTAATATTCCACTGCCGCTGCTGAATCAGGTAGTGCAGGAGGGGTTTGACTGGCAGGTACCGGGGTTACGCGAAGAACTGGTCGTGCAGCTAATTAAGAGTTTGCCCAAACGTCTGCGACGTAATTTTGTGCCGGCGCCTAACTATGCCCAGGCAAGCCTGGCTGATATGCAAAGTACAGACGAAAAATCAGGCAAGCCGGTTAAATTACTCGATGCACTAACCACCAAATTGCTGCGTATGACCGGCGTTAAAGTGGAACCAGAAGACTGGCAATTAGAGCAGGTTGAGCGCCATCTGATTATGCACTTTGCAGTGGTTGATGCGGACAACAAGGTACTGGCACGGGGAGACGATCTGGCGCTACTTAAACAGCAGTTGCAGGGCCGGGTAAAAGAAACCTTCGAACAGGCGGCAACACCAGAGCTGGAACGTAAGAACATTACCGAGTGGGACTTTGACACATTACCCGCTCACTTTACCCAAAAGCACGGCGGTTTTGAGGTGCAGGCGTATCCGGCGCTGGTGCTTCATAATGGTCGGGTAGACATCGAACTGGTATCAGAGCAACACAAGGCAGAGCAGTTGCATCAGCAGGGGCTTAACCGCTTGTTGATGCTGAGTATGCCGTCACCGGTCAGCTACCTTGAAAAAAAGCTCCCCAATAAGGCTAAACTGGGATTGTACTTTAACCCTTTCGGGCAGATTAAGGCACTGATCGACGATTGCATTGTGGCCGGTACCGATGCCCTGAGCCGTGAATTTCAGCAGCAATCGGGTATCGTGGTACGCGACAAAGCCAGTTTTGAAGCGTGTCTGGACCATGTCAGAGCCAATATCAATGACTCGGTACTGGTCATTGCCCAGCAGGTGGAAACTGGCCTGACGCTGGCCCACCAGTGTCAGAAAAAAATGAAAGGCCAGGTCTCACTGGAGATGGTAGCGGGACTGAACCATATCAAACAACACCTGTCGTCACTGGTTTATCCCGGTTTTGTTGCGGACATTGGTTATGCCCGGCTCACTGACTGGAATCGATACCTTAAGGCTTTGGCGCGACGCCTCGAAAAACTGCCGGTGGATGCCAATCGTGATCGCTTACAGCAACTGACTATCGACAAAGCTGAACAAGCGCTGGCTGCTGCCAGCAACAAATACCATGCAGACAAAATTCCTGGTGAACTCGAGGATGTTCGCTGGATGATTGAAGAATTGCGGGTTTCCCTGTTTGCACAACAGCTTGGTACTGCCTACCCGATATCGGTTAAACGCATTATGAATGTGTTAGAGGCCTTTTAA
- a CDS encoding PilZ domain-containing protein: protein MLGYDDKRNFFRMMVNSPCQLQIIDDESSRTLQAVCKDISATGMSLEVDEPSIEIGTEVSVSIDSTSSQIPSLSAVAKVVRCEPESDSSCVVGVEISEMK, encoded by the coding sequence ATGTTGGGATACGATGACAAGCGTAATTTTTTCAGGATGATGGTGAATTCTCCCTGTCAGTTGCAAATAATTGATGATGAGTCGAGCCGCACATTACAGGCTGTTTGTAAGGATATCAGCGCCACAGGAATGTCCCTGGAAGTCGACGAACCTTCGATTGAAATTGGTACCGAAGTTAGCGTAAGCATTGACTCTACAAGCTCGCAAATACCTTCGCTTTCAGCGGTGGCAAAAGTGGTTCGTTGTGAGCCGGAATCAGATAGCAGCTGTGTGGTTGGGGTAGAAATTTCCGAAATGAAATAG
- a CDS encoding TIGR03503 family protein → MNRVLLIVWFAVTLTLGVSAQEVADNAAQMPVTNDTTIADAAKKSPIELIGNEYENGIKLLQNRFRIDYNVDEVTMVFFREFGSAPVVLVRPDGSKIFQSQVDGENVFWFDSDTYDLISIKNPVPGPWQAVGQILQGSRVMVLSELKLHADPLPPIVFSGEILKQTAYLTNGGERIDYSQFRDVVELSIEFVSTNNPNFNNFGAADQEIATFEDNGRGMDEAPLDGIFTGQFNLSVPAGEWQPIFRVTSPMFTREQHNAPLRLHPNPVIIDVELDGGGNDYHKLLIDAQRDLVDIRSLLIDGKVSYPNGDVQNFSITEPSAAPREHLIIAYDYGIFRVKLTAYGKTVNGRDFILDVPEYTFLVAEPELPEPEVAESTLQNDVSEVVQQPEPPPEPEGMDDETLMFWLLTVNGSILLIGGLTVTLIIVFKRLKANRGNRATTKAADKTNTDKQPGRFSGLLSKFKKNKP, encoded by the coding sequence GTGAACAGAGTATTACTGATAGTATGGTTTGCAGTCACACTGACATTAGGTGTCAGTGCGCAGGAGGTGGCCGATAACGCCGCGCAAATGCCTGTCACCAATGATACAACGATTGCCGACGCCGCTAAAAAGTCGCCCATAGAGCTGATTGGCAATGAGTACGAGAACGGGATCAAGTTATTACAAAACCGCTTTCGTATTGATTACAACGTTGATGAAGTCACCATGGTGTTTTTTCGCGAGTTCGGCTCTGCGCCCGTGGTGCTGGTGCGACCCGACGGTTCCAAGATATTTCAAAGTCAGGTAGACGGCGAAAATGTCTTTTGGTTTGATTCTGACACCTACGATTTAATCAGTATTAAAAACCCGGTGCCAGGACCATGGCAGGCCGTTGGCCAAATCCTGCAGGGCAGCAGAGTGATGGTGCTGTCAGAGCTCAAACTGCACGCAGATCCGCTGCCTCCCATTGTATTTTCCGGAGAAATCTTAAAACAGACCGCTTACCTTACTAATGGTGGTGAACGCATTGATTACAGCCAGTTCCGCGATGTGGTGGAATTGAGTATTGAATTCGTTAGCACCAACAATCCTAACTTTAATAATTTTGGTGCCGCCGATCAGGAAATTGCAACCTTTGAAGATAACGGTCGGGGCATGGACGAGGCGCCGCTTGATGGCATCTTTACCGGCCAGTTTAACCTGTCGGTGCCGGCCGGCGAGTGGCAGCCTATCTTTCGGGTTACCTCACCGATGTTTACCCGTGAGCAGCATAATGCGCCGCTCAGGCTGCATCCTAACCCGGTTATTATTGATGTGGAGCTCGATGGCGGCGGCAACGATTACCACAAGCTGCTTATCGATGCTCAGCGTGATTTAGTGGACATACGGTCGCTGCTGATTGACGGCAAGGTAAGCTATCCGAATGGCGATGTGCAAAACTTTTCTATTACCGAGCCCAGTGCAGCACCTCGCGAGCACCTTATCATTGCTTATGATTACGGTATTTTTCGGGTCAAACTCACGGCTTACGGCAAAACAGTGAATGGCCGGGATTTTATCCTGGATGTACCTGAATACACCTTTTTGGTTGCTGAGCCGGAGTTGCCTGAGCCGGAAGTCGCTGAATCAACACTGCAGAATGATGTTAGTGAGGTGGTTCAACAGCCAGAGCCCCCGCCTGAGCCGGAAGGCATGGATGATGAAACCCTGATGTTTTGGTTATTAACTGTTAACGGCAGCATTTTATTAATAGGCGGCTTAACGGTTACATTGATTATTGTGTTTAAACGACTAAAAGCAAACCGGGGGAACCGGGCAACCACAAAAGCTGCCGATAAAACCAACACCGATAAGCAGCCCGGACGTTTTAGTGGCTTATTAAGTAAGTTCAAAAAGAACAAGCCTTAA
- the dnaQ gene encoding DNA polymerase III subunit epsilon, whose protein sequence is MRQIVLDTETTGIDPKEGHRVIEIGCVEVINRRLTGNHFHVYINPKREIEQEAIEVHGITNEFLADKPVFADIADEFIEFIRGGQLVIHNAPFDVGFMDHEFAMHGPTAGVKTKDICGVLDTLVLAREFHPGQKNNLDALCKRYGIDNSHRELHGALLDAEILADVYLMMTGGQTDLNLSGNNQSAGSGPEVIRRIARNGNKLKVIQASADELAQHEARLDLVDNPIWRQ, encoded by the coding sequence ATGCGTCAAATCGTTTTAGATACTGAAACAACCGGTATTGATCCTAAAGAAGGGCATCGGGTCATAGAGATTGGCTGTGTAGAAGTGATTAACCGCCGGCTTACCGGTAATCATTTCCACGTTTACATTAATCCAAAACGAGAGATAGAGCAGGAAGCCATAGAAGTTCATGGTATTACCAATGAGTTCTTAGCAGATAAACCGGTCTTTGCCGATATCGCCGATGAGTTTATTGAGTTTATCCGGGGTGGCCAGTTGGTTATTCATAATGCGCCCTTTGACGTGGGGTTTATGGATCATGAATTTGCCATGCATGGCCCGACGGCCGGAGTAAAAACCAAAGACATCTGTGGGGTACTCGATACGCTGGTGCTGGCCCGGGAATTCCACCCCGGCCAAAAGAACAATCTTGATGCCTTATGTAAACGCTATGGTATCGACAACAGCCACCGGGAATTACACGGCGCGTTACTGGATGCCGAGATCCTCGCAGACGTTTATTTAATGATGACCGGTGGTCAGACCGATCTGAATCTGAGCGGAAACAATCAGTCGGCTGGTTCGGGCCCGGAAGTGATCCGCCGCATTGCCCGCAATGGAAATAAATTAAAGGTTATTCAAGCCAGTGCCGATGAATTAGCACAACATGAGGCGCGTCTGGATTTAGTGGATAACCCAATATGGCGCCAGTAG
- the lolD gene encoding lipoprotein-releasing ABC transporter ATP-binding protein LolD, translated as MAEQAVLVCRDVTKTYHDGDVVVSVLNKVSFQLMRGEKVAILGSSGSGKSTLLHILGGLDLPTVGDIIINGRSLSGLSSNALATLRNRELGFIYQFHHLLAEFSAVENAAMPLLIAGVEKKQAEARAADLLQKVGLGHRLSHQPAALSGGERQRVAIARALVNDPDIVLADEPTGNLDKKTGDQIYQLLCELSEQMGTSFIVVTHDTALAGDMDRVMELTDGQLAQRQRGTL; from the coding sequence ATGGCAGAACAGGCAGTGTTAGTATGCCGTGACGTCACAAAGACTTACCACGATGGTGATGTTGTGGTATCGGTGTTGAATAAAGTTTCCTTTCAATTAATGCGCGGTGAAAAAGTGGCAATCCTGGGCAGCTCCGGCTCTGGGAAAAGTACGCTTTTGCATATTCTTGGTGGGCTTGATTTGCCTACTGTCGGCGATATTATCATTAATGGCAGGTCGCTGAGCGGATTGTCGAGCAACGCCCTGGCAACGCTGCGTAACCGTGAGCTGGGGTTTATCTATCAGTTCCATCATTTATTAGCCGAGTTTAGTGCCGTGGAAAATGCGGCGATGCCTTTGTTGATTGCCGGTGTAGAAAAAAAGCAGGCTGAAGCGCGCGCGGCTGATTTACTACAAAAAGTTGGCCTTGGACACCGTTTAAGTCACCAGCCTGCGGCACTCTCCGGTGGCGAACGCCAGCGTGTTGCCATTGCCCGGGCCCTGGTGAACGACCCTGATATTGTGTTGGCTGACGAGCCAACCGGTAACCTTGACAAGAAGACCGGCGATCAAATTTACCAGCTGTTGTGCGAGCTGAGCGAACAAATGGGCACCAGCTTTATTGTGGTTACCCATGATACTGCACTGGCGGGTGACATGGATCGGGTGATGGAATTGACCGATGGGCAATTAGCGCAACGTCAGCGAGGCACGCTGTGA
- a CDS encoding CBS domain-containing protein codes for MESLLVSKYMSLHPVRLTEKMSVAEAVEMLLYHNQSGGPVLDSNGVLCGFLSEQDCIKAMVESTYYREQICRVGEIMQSPVLTVTPGMSILEVAEKLLREKPKVYPVVDADNKLVGAITRTQILDAIDKHLRAEYPKSA; via the coding sequence ATGGAATCGTTGCTGGTAAGTAAATACATGAGCCTGCATCCGGTCAGGCTAACCGAGAAAATGTCGGTTGCTGAGGCAGTAGAAATGCTGCTATATCACAATCAATCCGGTGGCCCGGTGTTGGATAGTAACGGTGTTCTGTGTGGCTTTTTGTCTGAGCAGGATTGTATTAAGGCGATGGTAGAGTCAACCTATTACCGGGAGCAGATCTGTCGGGTAGGCGAGATTATGCAGTCGCCGGTACTAACTGTAACGCCGGGTATGTCGATTCTTGAAGTGGCCGAAAAGCTGCTAAGGGAAAAGCCGAAAGTTTATCCTGTCGTCGATGCCGACAATAAGCTGGTAGGCGCTATCACCCGTACGCAAATCCTTGATGCCATCGACAAGCATCTGCGCGCTGAATACCCGAAATCAGCCTGA